The following are from one region of the Paenibacillus sp. KS-LC4 genome:
- a CDS encoding DUF4435 domain-containing protein encodes MNGKVEKERSKRNSFSVHWAKFIKLYNKYKEYPICFVEGEDIKYYGSRIENLVGVANFVDSGGKKGVIKFRRKLEESDDFSKLTSLFFVDKDFDLPLKDEAIYETPCYSVENLYTTSSAFERTLLTEFGLVRTDDAYQKCMNLLYARQREFHTESTLLNVFIACQREIERESDSKLAKLNLSDIKLTDFFEINLSEVKAKYDLDTLYSYFKKSHPIPEELLIQKQKEYINIDYQKFFRGKFEIEFYRIFLDKLIHIAKQGNNEYFKDRINVKLFITKINILSDLSGFADTPPCLKNYVLARCNAVIA; translated from the coding sequence ATGAACGGAAAAGTAGAAAAAGAAAGAAGTAAAAGAAATAGTTTTTCTGTTCATTGGGCAAAGTTTATTAAATTATATAATAAATATAAAGAATATCCTATCTGTTTTGTGGAAGGTGAAGATATCAAATATTATGGATCTCGTATTGAAAATCTGGTAGGAGTTGCGAACTTTGTAGATTCAGGAGGTAAGAAAGGGGTTATTAAATTTAGAAGGAAGTTAGAGGAAAGCGACGATTTTAGCAAACTGACTTCTTTGTTTTTTGTAGACAAAGACTTTGATTTGCCCTTAAAAGATGAGGCGATTTACGAAACACCTTGCTATTCGGTTGAAAATCTTTATACAACTTCTAGTGCTTTTGAGAGAACTTTATTAACTGAATTCGGTTTAGTAAGAACAGATGATGCATACCAAAAGTGTATGAATTTATTATATGCAAGACAAAGAGAATTCCATACAGAGAGTACACTATTGAATGTATTTATTGCTTGTCAGCGAGAAATTGAAAGAGAATCAGATAGTAAATTAGCTAAATTAAATTTATCAGATATTAAGTTGACTGATTTTTTTGAAATTAATCTATCAGAGGTTAAAGCTAAGTATGATTTAGATACTCTTTATTCATATTTTAAGAAGTCGCATCCTATACCAGAAGAATTATTAATTCAAAAGCAAAAGGAATATATCAACATAGATTATCAAAAGTTTTTCAGAGGGAAATTTGAAATTGAATTCTATCGTATTTTTTTAGATAAACTTATTCACATAGCGAAACAAGGTAATAATGAGTATTTTAAAGATCGAATAAATGTAAAGTTGTTTATAACAAAAATTAATATTCTGTCAGATTTATCGGGTTTTGCAGATACACCGCCTTGTCTTAAAAATTATGTTTTGGCTAGATGTAATGCTGTAATAGCATAG
- a CDS encoding Rpn family recombination-promoting nuclease/putative transposase: protein MINTEMQLFNRYDNEKRTLYYWSKQYASQLEEGLPYKKLMKCVTINILNFSILPNDRYHNVFHLREDSSDIRLTDDLEIHFLELSKLNQLRLTPSNGLMNGLLFLKCDNTDSWEVLKMQEPELGKAITVLEFLSQDEEARRQYEMRQKALHDEASSMEGAREEEERRGELKVAAKMLAKGMDIKTVSDITGISIDDLKKLPQTH, encoded by the coding sequence TTGATTAATACCGAAATGCAGTTATTTAACCGATATGACAATGAGAAGCGTACCTTGTATTATTGGAGTAAACAGTACGCTAGCCAGCTTGAAGAAGGGCTGCCTTACAAGAAGCTAATGAAGTGTGTCACGATCAATATTTTGAATTTTTCCATTTTACCCAATGACCGTTATCATAATGTATTTCATCTGCGTGAGGATTCGAGCGACATTCGGTTAACGGATGATCTGGAAATTCATTTTCTGGAGCTCTCGAAGCTGAATCAGCTAAGGCTAACTCCATCAAACGGATTAATGAATGGGTTACTTTTTCTGAAATGTGACAATACTGATAGTTGGGAGGTGCTGAAAATGCAGGAGCCCGAGCTAGGTAAAGCAATAACTGTGCTGGAATTTTTGAGTCAGGATGAAGAAGCTCGGCGTCAATATGAAATGCGCCAGAAGGCTTTACATGATGAAGCTTCATCCATGGAAGGCGCAAGAGAAGAAGAAGAACGTCGGGGTGAGCTTAAGGTCGCAGCAAAAATGCTCGCTAAAGGTATGGATATCAAGACTGTATCCGATATTACCGGCATATCCATTGATGACTTAAAAAAATTACCGCAAACCCATTAA